The Erpetoichthys calabaricus chromosome 5, fErpCal1.3, whole genome shotgun sequence genome has a segment encoding these proteins:
- the LOC127527735 gene encoding transposon TX1 uncharacterized 149 kDa protein encodes MEKKEIDNEYIDRIEKTIDRFYTEEQRKMLCQEIKMEEVEAAVKMCSRGKTPGIDGLPIEFYLTFWEILKNDVRVLFLEILKYGEMTSTMKSGVITLIPKQDDKKEVKNWRPITLLCRDYKILTRVMANRLKEYVGDIIKEEQACVVQERSAAENLCVIRDCISVMKEKNLDVGLINLDLEKAFDKVAHKYMWKVIQKMGVPEEFVGWLKAIYNGIGSRIKVNNRLTEEIKVECGVRQGCPLSAVLFVLSIEPLLNMIRNDNNIRGIEVPGSGGQQIKLFAYMDDITVLIRDAWSVKQVIEHTESFCRASGSNLNLKKCECRIWGKWKEEPKEKIRLTDKVKVLGITFGDVNTEKEEWKGMLNQINQKIGFWSLRHLTMEGKILLVKAIILPKLSYLATVFYPPKKILKRILRTCFVFLWNSKCEKLARKQVMKTKENGGKGFPNIEKELELKHTATVVNLAINKRGKFADMSRYLLGTELRKAKLLKIINNRPMAFNVPKHYKIIKKCLQGYEWEGGDSKMWGKKRELKKYIEKKETMRKIQALTEEQVRKVWQQTSNKELTNRQKDLGWMIVNEILPTNTVMYKRRVVKSKMCPRDNCLEAETAEHVFWNCRYAQEVWRYVGREWKGDLEIEDITKEGVLYGLVGKELNEKMSIRQWKMVSVIKENMWWFRNELVIHNKKITIQRLLQRCEKEIREEWKIKEEAERNKNT; translated from the coding sequence ATGGAAAAAAAAGAGATTGATAATGAGTATATCGACAGAATAGAAAAAACAATAGATCGATTTTATacagaagaacaaagaaaaatgttatgtcaggaaataaaaatggaagaagttgAAGCAGCGGTAAAAATGTGCAGCAGAGGAAAAACACCAGGAATAGACGGCTTACCGAttgaattttatttgactttttgggaaattttaaaaaatgatgtgcGGGTCTTGTTtttggaaatattaaaatatggagAAATGACAAGCACAATGAAAAGTGGAGTGATAACGCTTATTCCCAAGCAGGATGACAAGAAGGAGGTAAAAAACTGGAGAccaattacattgctttgccggGATTACAAAATACTGACAAGAGTCATGGCAAACCGTTTGAAAGAATACGTGGGGGATATAATAAAAGAAGAACAGGCTTGTGTGGTACAGGAGAGGAGCGCTGCAGAAAATCTGTGTGTGATAAGAGATTGCATTAgcgtaatgaaagaaaaaaatttggaTGTAGGGTTAATCAACTTAGATttggaaaaagcttttgataaggtcgCACATAAGTATATGTGGAAGGTAATACAAAAAATGGGAGTGCCAGAAGAATTTGTGGGATGgctaaaggcaatatataatggaATAGGAAgtagaataaaagtaaacaacAGGCTGACGGAGGAAATAAAAGTTGAATGTGGAGTACGGCAAGGGTGTCCTTTGTCAGCAGTCCTATTTGTGTTAAGTATTGAGCCTTTGTTGAATATGATAAGAAATGACAATAATATAAGAGGAATTGAAGTTCCGGGAAGTGGAGGCCAGCAGATAAAATTGTTTGCTTATATGGATGACATCACAGTATTAATAAGGGACGCTTGGAGTGTAAAGCAAGTAATAGAACACACTGAAAGTTTTTGTAGGGCCTCAGGgtcaaatttaaacttaaaaaaatgtgaatgtagGATATGGGGAAAATGGAAAGAAGAACCAAAAGAAAAGATAAGACTTACGGATAAGGTGAAAGTACTTGGGATTACTTTTGGAGATGTCAACACAGAAAAGGAGGAATGGAAGGGAATGTTAAACCAGATCAATCAAAAAATAGGGTTCTGGAGTTTGAGACATTTGACAATGGAAGGGAAAATATTGTTGGTTAAAGCAATCATTCTACCGAAATTATCATATTTAGCAACTGTTTTTTATCCGCCAAAGAAAATACTAAAAAGGATTTTAAGaacttgttttgtatttctgtggAATTCAAAGTGCGAAAAACTGGCTAGGAAACAGGTAATGAAGACCAAAGAAAATGGAGGTAAAGGATTTCCAAATATTGAAAAGGAGTTGGAACTAAAACATACAGCAACGGTGGTGAATTTGGCaataaataaaagaggaaaatttgCAGATATGTCGAGATATTTACTAGGGACGGAACTAAGAAAAGcgaaactgttaaaaataattaataacagaCCTATGGCGTTTAATGTGCCAAAACACTAtaagattataaaaaaatgtttacaagggTATGAATGGGAGGGAGgagattcaaaaatgtggggaaaaaaaagagaattaaagaaatacatagaaaaaaaggaaacaatgagGAAAATTCAAGCACTTACGGAGGAGCAAGTAAGAAAAGTGTGGCAACAAACGTCAAATAAAGAATTAACAAAtagacaaaaagatttggggtggATGATAGTAAATGAAATTTTACCAACAAATACAGTTATGTACAAAAGGAGAGTggttaaaagtaaaatgtgtccAAGAGACAATTGTTTAGAAGCAGAGACTGCAGAGCATGTATTCTGGAACTGCAGATATGCACAAGAGGTGTGGAGATATGTGGGAAGGGAATGGAAAGGGGATTTAGAGATTGAAGATATTACAAAAGAAGGTGTACTATATGGTTTGGTGGGAAAGgagctaaatgaaaaaatgtcaataaggcaatggaaaatggttagtgtcataaaagaaaatatgtggtgGTTTAGGAATGAATTAGTAATacataataagaaaataacaatacaaagacTGTTacagagatgtgaaaaagagataCGGGAGGAATGGAAGAtaaaagaagaagcagaaagaaataaaaatacatag